A DNA window from Cutaneotrichosporon cavernicola HIS019 DNA, chromosome: 2 contains the following coding sequences:
- the SFU1 gene encoding uncharacterized protein (zinc finger binding to DNA consensus sequence [AT]GATA[AG]), with protein MRTQAFKGRKEFLYDMPNAPTATSPPHQPAHSPTVPASPSSAKVSPRASHSNPISPIARSSQLAGYQHFAASRVSGTRDSLVTQVDEEEDELDDDVDNSCPAKSTPPVPLSSTAHQNLSATTSNGPVSASNGYNSMSWRKPLSGRWGAGFGASNERGGDEDTPESEAPPAGTPVVASEVASATASRAGSAAPKDEFDSGPGTPATEENGDKPKRRTSRRSTAQLKKEDEEPAAKKRRSAGPGTPPEPCGPAKPGSCPGDGRCNGSGGNAACEGCPTYNNTLATQPTSAPGPAEGVERPSVKPSPASDRPSERPNPWGLNLMGTMGSRPSSTANNDARYPPAGGVAGQQQGSLAGPQGTKSALSADGKQTNPNSPESDAPDKPAPQAGGTPAGNGLAATPVGMSCRNCGTSTTPLWRRDEEGRPQCNACGLYHKLHGVPRPVAMKKTVIKRRKRVPAVATAATQGRAGSAGAPPAPSASAAVPHSNPYDDKARPYGMSSPWAHNPAQRDMDPRRKNMPLIIPTAGANTERKKPWWIEDRRERDDKERDHGELSSHQLAAETLLSIAPQTKVAASVSPEIGRDKLSASGSARLEPGSSRMDVDSKDDVLRGVKRKADEDNHLPSAHSLGLVGLAGEKERERSRERYSRSPLAQTTENRAAAAASPSAPAPATAASRLNASTGSNASASPTFTPRYSIYGPNPRDSAIGSPWSSLAAGRYGGGFSFGRRDLGSSVGASPASSAPKPAQLSPQRRPSPETTRDTGVSRFYGGAVGGNSSLSSSYGHYSMSRRELDEHLNQLREGKRWLESMMIKTEKLITVVEGKMETAVPAAAASTPAPAAAPVSAPADGGGRSNEDWEFEERERQRQREFKRLEEEAQRDRLEKERRDKERAARVKQTSAIPADPAPPAPRPDYGLYDRGRQSRSDAERRDLLLARRVPATSPNASTSAATANGRPPSTSVTERERVAPAPSPKTTGLWERERAEREREEVVGSAPSVALPRREPGRIGRGLWAFESRG; from the exons ATG CGCACACAAGCATTCaaaggaaggaaggaatTCCTCT ACGATATGCCGAACGCCCCCACGGCGacttcccctcctcaccaacccGCTCACAGCCCGACAGTAcccgcgtcgccaagctcggcaaAGGTTTCTCCCCGTGCCAGCCACTCCAATCCAATCTCCCCTATCGCCCGCTCATCTCAACTAGCCGGTTATCAACACTTTGCAGCTTCACGCGTCTCGGGCACCAGGGACTCTCTTGTTACtcaggtcgacgaggaggaagacgagttagacgacgacgtggacAACTCGTGTCCAGCCAAGTCCACCCCTCCTGTGCCTCTGTCATCAACGGCGCACCAAAATTTGTCCGCCACCACGTCCAACGGGCCTGTTTCGGCCTCGAACGGATACAACAGCATGAGCTGGAGGAAGCCGTTGAGTGGCCGCTGGGGCGCGGGTTTCGGGGCGTCGAACGAACGCggtggtgacgaggacacGCCAGAATCCGAGGCGCCCCCGGCGGGTACGCCGGTGGTTGCATCTGAAGTTGCATCTGCAACTGCGTCGCGTGCAGGTTCAGCTGCGCCGAAGGACGAGTTCGACTCTGGCCCCGGCACGCCGGCAACCGAGGAGAATGGGGATAAACCGAAGCGCAGGACGTCTCGGAGGTCCACCGCCCAGCTtaagaaggaggacgaggagccggctgcgaagaagaggaggtcTGCTGGACCCGGTACGCCTCCAGAGCCCTGTGGTCCCGCAAAGCCCGGATCTTGTCCAGGAGACGGCCGCTGCAACGGCTCTGGTGGCAACGCGGCCTGCGAGGGCTGCCCAACCTATAATAATACCTTGGCAACTCAACCGACAAGCGCTCCGGGCCCGGCAGAGGGTGTCGAACGCCCTTCTGTCAAACCGTCACCGGCATCCGACCGGCCCTCGGAGCGCCCCAATCCATGGGGCCTCAACCTCATGGGGACCATGGGTTCTcgcccgtcgtcgacggccaACAACGACGCCCGGTACCCTCCAGCTGGTGGCGTAGCtggccagcagcagggATCCTTGGCTGGGCCACAAGGGACCAAgtcggccttgtcggcTGATGGCAAGCAGACAAACCCAAATTCTCCTGAATCGGATGCTCCCGACAAGCCTGCACCGCAGGCTGGTGGCACCCCAGCCGGCAATGGGCTCGCTGCGACACCTGTCGGAATGAGCTGCAGAAACTGTGGTACCAGCACCACTCCACTGTGGCGCCGCGATGAGGAAGGTCGCCCCCAGTGCAACGCGTGTGGCCTCTACCACAAGCTCCACGGCGTTCCCCGTCCGGTCGCCATGAAAAAGACTGTTATCAAGCGTCGCAAGCGCGTACCTGCCGTTGCGACAGCGGCTACGCAAGGCCGCGCTGGCTCCGCGGGTGCTCCACCAGCGCCTTCAGCATCAGCCGCAGTTCCGCACAGCAACCCGTATGACGATAAGGCACGACCGTATGGGATGAGCTCGCCGTGGGCTCACAACCCTGCCCAACGTGACATGGACCCAAGACGCAAGAACATGCCTCTCATCATCCCAACAGCGGGCGCCAACACGGAGCGCAAGAAGCCGTGGTGGATCGAGGACCGTCGCGAACGCGATGACAAAGAGCGCGACCATGGAGAG CTTTCGTCTCACCAGCTTGCTGCGGAGACACTGCTCTCGATTGCTCCGCAGACCAAGGTTGCAGCGAGCGTCTCTCCCGAGATTGGCCGTGACAAGCTTtcggcgtcggggtcggcgcgcttggAACCTGGTTCCAGCCGCATGGACGTCGACTCGAAAGATGATGTTCTCCGTGGGGTCAAACGCAAGGCTGACGAGGACAACCACCTGCCCAGCGCCCACAGCCTTGGGTTGGTAGGTCTTGCcggcgagaaggagcgtGAACGCTCGCGTGAGCGCTACTCGCGCTCTCCCCTGGCGCAGACAACCGAGAAtcgcgccgctgccgcgGCTAGTCCTTCAGCGCCTGCACCTGCTACGGCTGCTTCTCGGTTGAACGCAAGCACTGGGTCGAACGCAAGTGCCTCGCCCACATTCACTCCCCGCTATTCTATCTACGGCCCGAACCCACGTGACTCGGCGATCGGCTCGCCATGGTCCAGCCTTGCTGCTGGCCGgtacggcggcggcttcAGCTTCGGCCGTCGCGACCTTGGCTCATCTGTCGGTGCTTCGcccgcaagctcggccCCAAAACCAGCTCAGCTTTCCCCCCAGCGACGTCCATCACCGGAGACGACGCGTGACACCGGGGTCTCTCGCTTCTACGGCGGTGCAGTCGGCGGcaactcgtcgctctcgtcgtcctaCGGCCACTACAGCATGAGCCGGAGGGAGCTGGACGAGCACCTCAATCAGCTCCGCGAGGGTAAACGTTGGCTGGAGAGCATGATGATCAAGACGGAGAAGCTCATAACCGTTGTCGAGGGCAAAATGGAGACCGCTGTGCCCGCAGCCGCGGCATCTACACCCGCTCCGGCCGCGGCGCCCGTCAGTGCCCCTGCggatggcggcgggcgcagcAACGAGGACTGGGAgttcgaggagcgcgagaggCAACGACAACGCGAGTTTAAGCGCTTGGAAGAAGAGGCGCAACGGGACCGcctggagaaggagcggcgcgacaaggagcgcgccgcgcgcgtcAAGCAGACTTCGGCGATCCCAGCAGAccctgcgccgccggcccCGCGTCCCGACTATGGGCTGTACGACCGAGGAAGACAGAGCCGGTCTGATGCCGAACGGCGCGACCTCTTGCTTGCGCGTCGCGTACCAGCGACGTCTCCGAACGCATCAACAAGTGCGGCGACAGCGAACGGGCGACCTCCCAGTACGAGCGTTActgagcgcgagcgcgtcgctcCCGCACCATCACCCAAAACGACGGGACTGTGGGAACGTGAGCGcgctgagcgcgagcgcgaagAGGTGGTCGGGAGTGCGCCAAGTgtcgccctcccccgccgTGAGCCAGGTCGCATTGGCCGTGGGCTGTGGGCGTTCGAGTCGCGTGGCTAG